One stretch of Deltaproteobacteria bacterium DNA includes these proteins:
- a CDS encoding AAA family ATPase, translating into MYASYYGMQENPFNLNPDPHYFYLSPQHQEALNCLIYGINEKKGFMLITGGIGNGKTTLCRTLLTKLDGSVESALIFNSALSDLELLQTINQEFGIVMKRGRQTKKRCLDALNEFLLKNYAAGKQALLMIDEAQNLSLSVLEQIRMLSNLETDREKLLSIVLTGQPELGELLALPSLRQLNERITVRYDLKPLNRANVQIYIEYRLTMAGGMDKVKFSQGAYNLIYRCSEGNPRRINALCDRALLIAYTEDVSAIDRKIVKKAVKDVGETFFFRKGRRAALNRFAPTSLWIILSLALLLTGLLILNFLK; encoded by the coding sequence ATGTACGCGTCATATTACGGCATGCAGGAAAACCCGTTCAATTTAAATCCGGACCCGCACTATTTCTACCTGAGTCCCCAACATCAGGAGGCGCTGAATTGTCTCATCTACGGCATCAATGAAAAAAAAGGGTTCATGCTCATTACGGGCGGCATCGGCAACGGCAAAACTACTCTCTGCCGCACGCTGCTGACTAAGCTCGACGGGTCCGTAGAGAGCGCGCTGATCTTCAATTCGGCCCTTTCCGACCTGGAGCTTCTGCAAACCATTAATCAGGAATTCGGCATTGTCATGAAGAGGGGGCGACAGACGAAAAAACGCTGTCTTGATGCCTTGAACGAATTTCTTTTGAAAAACTATGCGGCCGGCAAGCAGGCCCTGCTCATGATTGACGAGGCGCAAAATCTCTCTCTGAGTGTCCTGGAGCAGATCCGCATGCTTTCCAACCTGGAAACGGACCGGGAAAAGCTGCTTTCGATCGTTCTCACGGGGCAGCCGGAACTGGGTGAACTCCTTGCCCTGCCATCGCTGCGGCAGTTGAACGAACGTATTACTGTCCGCTACGATCTGAAGCCGCTGAATCGGGCCAACGTGCAGATTTACATTGAATACCGCCTGACTATGGCGGGCGGCATGGATAAGGTCAAATTTTCTCAAGGGGCATATAATTTGATCTATCGTTGTTCAGAGGGCAATCCGCGGCGCATTAACGCCCTTTGCGACCGGGCGCTTTTGATTGCTTACACGGAAGATGTCAGCGCCATTGACCGGAAGATCGTAAAAAAGGCCGTCAAAGATGTAGGAGAAACTTTTTTTTTCAGAAAAGGGAGGCGAGCTGCGTTAAATCGCTTTGCACCGACATCCCTTTGGATCATCTTGTCGCTGGCGCTGCTACTGACGGGGTTGCTTATTCTTAACTTCCTTAAATGA
- the gspL gene encoding type II secretion system protein GspL, with the protein MTEKILGIDIGNSALKAVLVSNSLRAGFRVEMAENMAFDDSGAIAGSVAQALASLGEKIDYRQVRINLSLPANAVSFHNVKLPFREEKKIRQTIAFELETMLPQGMDDSLLDYNIIRQFQHSDHHSEILAAVVPRAVVQGRLALFGENPPEINVIGIATLAVASLLATRKALTGSGLLLDVGAGQTVAVFLKRDKILQVRRYNFGEALLARKNDSLLSSRPEGEVSAAGRHSEQGPDDKAAGGACRKLCQELANTMEFMQWGGSMEDGLERIILTGGGSLQRGLKEEMARSFSLPVETMDVAESEGVTLPEGIREAWQPVIMNQALALAIHRPATGRGFNFPLQKSAGMANRTEFSLALKRGAAVLACAVFLLAMDSYLDYRYARLRLDNLKKEISAVFKGASPEITRIVDPVQQLKVKIAEARKISAGLGGMEGSATVLDLLKDISALAPPPTELLITGFNLDDDRLTIKGTVKNFDAVDALKRELAKSKYFTDLQIGATNLVKQGDKVEFDLRMKAQR; encoded by the coding sequence ATGACGGAGAAAATATTAGGCATTGATATTGGTAACAGCGCCCTGAAGGCAGTTCTTGTATCTAACAGCCTGCGCGCCGGATTCAGGGTCGAAATGGCTGAGAACATGGCTTTTGACGATAGCGGGGCTATTGCCGGGAGCGTAGCGCAGGCGCTGGCATCTCTGGGAGAAAAGATTGACTATCGCCAGGTACGGATCAACCTTTCACTGCCGGCAAATGCGGTTTCCTTTCACAACGTTAAACTCCCGTTCCGGGAGGAAAAGAAGATCCGCCAGACAATTGCTTTTGAACTGGAAACCATGCTCCCCCAGGGCATGGATGATTCCCTCCTGGACTACAATATTATCAGGCAGTTCCAACATTCGGACCATCATTCGGAAATACTGGCCGCGGTGGTTCCGCGCGCCGTTGTGCAGGGACGACTCGCCCTTTTTGGAGAAAATCCCCCCGAAATCAATGTGATCGGTATCGCTACCCTGGCGGTGGCCTCCCTGCTGGCGACCCGCAAGGCACTGACCGGTTCCGGCCTGCTGCTGGATGTAGGAGCCGGACAAACAGTGGCCGTCTTTCTAAAACGGGATAAAATATTGCAGGTGCGGCGCTATAATTTTGGCGAAGCCTTATTGGCACGTAAGAATGACTCCCTACTGTCATCTCGACCGGAGGGAGAGGTCTCGGCGGCAGGCCGGCACAGCGAACAAGGCCCTGATGACAAAGCGGCCGGTGGCGCTTGCCGAAAACTATGTCAGGAGCTCGCCAATACTATGGAATTCATGCAATGGGGCGGGAGTATGGAGGATGGTCTGGAGCGGATCATACTGACCGGCGGCGGTTCGCTCCAGCGCGGCCTCAAGGAGGAAATGGCGCGTTCATTTTCCCTGCCCGTGGAAACAATGGATGTGGCGGAAAGCGAAGGGGTAACGCTGCCGGAAGGAATCAGGGAGGCTTGGCAGCCGGTCATAATGAATCAGGCCCTGGCCCTGGCAATCCACCGACCTGCAACCGGACGGGGGTTCAACTTTCCGCTGCAAAAGTCGGCCGGCATGGCCAACCGGACCGAATTCAGCCTGGCCCTGAAGAGGGGGGCTGCCGTCCTGGCCTGCGCCGTATTCCTTCTGGCCATGGACTCTTATCTGGATTATCGTTATGCCCGACTGCGTCTTGATAACTTGAAAAAGGAGATAAGTGCGGTATTCAAGGGTGCGTCGCCAGAGATTACCCGCATTGTTGATCCCGTGCAGCAGCTTAAGGTGAAGATTGCGGAGGCCAGGAAAATATCCGCCGGCCTGGGGGGGATGGAAGGCAGTGCAACCGTTTTGGACCTTTTAAAAGATATTTCCGCGCTGGCGCCGCCGCCGACAGAGTTGCTGATTACGGGCTTCAATCTTGACGATGACCGGCTGACCATCAAAGGGACGGTAAAAAATTTTGACGCTGTAGATGCACTGAAAAGAGAGCTGGCCAAATCAAAGTATTTCACTGACCTGCAGATCGGCGCTACCAACTTAGTAAAACAGGGCGATAAGGTGGAATTCGATCTGAGAATGAAGGCGCAAAGATGA
- the gspK gene encoding type II secretion system minor pseudopilin GspK: MFFCRLALPLRYNHKRGNEIITTMRNILNNRGVALIVVILMVSVIIALTVEFNRSTRDGLYGTANLSDGIRLYYVAKSGFNGGQALLTEDQNNFDALTETWARLELLSAQSEGFFRQGSFQVLIEDEAGKIPINKLIAGNAYNAPVKDLLVRLLSLPEFKLEAGRVSEIVDAIKDWLDKDDEVTGLGAEGSYYHNLANPYTAKNGFLDCIDELLMVRGVTKELYYGTKEIPALKDCLTVYGEGAININTAPKLVLRALSPDLSVENIAKMDIYRRTEGNDLADVNWYRRIPGLQGINMSYNLLTVKSSYFTVISTGMLGKMKQTVTGTIKRAQERGAAELISWNVE, from the coding sequence GTGTTTTTCTGCCGGCTGGCGCTGCCGCTGCGGTACAACCATAAAAGGGGAAATGAAATTATCACAACGATGAGAAATATTCTCAATAACCGCGGTGTGGCCCTGATTGTAGTGATCCTCATGGTCAGCGTCATTATCGCCCTGACGGTGGAATTTAACCGCTCGACCCGTGATGGGCTTTATGGCACAGCCAATTTAAGCGACGGCATCCGGCTTTATTATGTTGCCAAATCAGGATTCAACGGGGGGCAAGCCCTGCTTACGGAAGATCAGAACAACTTCGATGCCCTGACCGAGACTTGGGCGAGGCTGGAACTTCTCTCCGCACAGTCGGAGGGGTTTTTTCGGCAAGGTTCTTTTCAGGTCCTGATTGAAGATGAAGCGGGCAAGATTCCCATCAATAAATTGATTGCCGGCAATGCTTATAACGCACCGGTCAAGGATTTGCTGGTCCGTCTCCTGAGCCTGCCCGAGTTCAAGCTGGAAGCGGGCCGGGTAAGTGAAATCGTGGATGCGATCAAGGATTGGTTAGACAAGGATGACGAGGTAACGGGGCTGGGCGCGGAAGGCTCCTATTACCATAACCTCGCCAACCCATATACTGCGAAGAACGGATTTCTGGATTGCATTGACGAACTATTGATGGTAAGGGGGGTCACCAAAGAGTTGTACTACGGTACGAAAGAAATCCCCGCCCTGAAGGATTGCTTGACGGTGTATGGCGAGGGAGCAATAAATATCAATACGGCGCCTAAATTAGTGTTGCGAGCTCTTTCTCCTGATTTATCGGTGGAGAATATCGCAAAAATGGATATCTACCGGAGGACGGAGGGCAATGATCTGGCCGACGTCAACTGGTACCGGAGGATACCGGGTCTGCAAGGGATCAACATGAGTTACAATTTATTGACCGTAAAAAGCAGTTATTTCACGGTTATTTCTACGGGGATGTTAGGCAAGATGAAGCAGACGGTCACCGGGACGATAAAGAGGGCTCAGGAGCGCGGCGCGGCAGAACTGATATCCTGGAATGTCGAGTAA
- a CDS encoding PDZ domain-containing protein — protein MRIVEKYHYLLVLLAITAITYALVGVGYDLLSFKLLKSGITPRPAVEEAASLNTSKKEPADAYTVIPQRNLFGSTEKAAANKNYGAAAPAEGLYLATVLEVKGTVAGTGKDGFAIIEEKGKNKQLLYKVGNVVAGAKVVKITRNAVTFLVGDKERVLKMADTNQAPLLPPRPSGPPAAGSLSAAPMVVTRSEVDASLKDMGTMLSQAQIRPYYADGVPDGFMVTNIKPGSIYERIGLTEGDIVQGTNDRRLVTADDMTALYNSMKAGSSLTLKIKRGGQQQNIQYVFQ, from the coding sequence ATGAGAATAGTTGAAAAATACCATTACCTGCTCGTCCTGCTCGCGATTACCGCGATCACCTATGCCCTGGTGGGGGTGGGCTACGACTTATTGAGCTTCAAATTGCTGAAGAGCGGAATAACCCCCCGGCCGGCGGTGGAGGAAGCCGCGTCCTTAAACACCTCCAAGAAAGAGCCGGCTGATGCTTATACGGTTATTCCCCAGCGCAATCTTTTTGGTTCGACTGAAAAAGCAGCCGCCAATAAAAATTATGGTGCGGCGGCGCCCGCGGAAGGGCTTTATTTAGCTACCGTTCTGGAGGTAAAAGGCACCGTGGCGGGCACGGGGAAGGACGGTTTTGCCATCATTGAAGAGAAAGGGAAAAACAAACAACTGCTCTACAAGGTGGGCAACGTTGTAGCCGGCGCCAAAGTTGTCAAGATCACCCGTAATGCCGTTACTTTTCTGGTCGGCGATAAAGAGAGAGTATTGAAGATGGCCGATACCAATCAAGCCCCCCTGCTGCCGCCGCGCCCCAGTGGGCCGCCGGCGGCGGGCTCCCTGAGCGCCGCGCCCATGGTCGTCACCCGCAGTGAAGTTGACGCTTCGCTTAAAGATATGGGCACCATGCTCAGCCAGGCCCAGATCAGACCCTACTATGCCGATGGCGTACCGGACGGCTTCATGGTTACCAATATCAAACCCGGCAGCATTTACGAAAGAATAGGATTGACCGAAGGCGACATTGTCCAGGGAACCAACGATCGCCGGTTGGTGACCGCCGATGATATGACGGCGCTTTACAATTCCATGAAGGCGGGGTCTTCCCTGACACTCAAGATCAAGAGGGGCGGCCAGCAGCAAAACATTCAATACGTTTTCCAATAG
- a CDS encoding tetratricopeptide repeat protein, whose protein sequence is MSYINNALRKVQKERDSRYAVYGDFISLRRDGISVARSWRVFAFPATVVLILGILAVAGWFFYPATTPTVKSSVAVSPPQAATVAEQLTWPAAAAGEDSARRDRSAKVYELALAAQRGKRWKEAESLYQQAISYDPRHVQALNNLGVLYMTQKRPEEAMELFVKALAIQAGYVDPYYNLACLYSQSGNVRASLSYLERAVKIDVQVKKWAKQDNDFKKMQSLPEFIKITEELVK, encoded by the coding sequence ATGAGTTATATCAACAACGCCTTAAGAAAGGTTCAGAAAGAGAGGGACAGCCGCTACGCCGTATACGGCGACTTTATTTCTTTGCGCCGGGATGGGATCTCTGTGGCCAGGAGTTGGCGGGTATTCGCTTTCCCGGCGACGGTCGTACTTATCCTGGGAATACTGGCGGTTGCGGGCTGGTTTTTTTACCCGGCAACAACCCCGACGGTTAAAAGCTCTGTGGCTGTGTCTCCTCCGCAGGCAGCAACTGTTGCAGAGCAGTTAACATGGCCGGCAGCAGCCGCTGGGGAGGATTCGGCCCGCAGAGACCGGTCGGCGAAGGTTTACGAGTTAGCACTGGCCGCTCAGCGCGGCAAGCGATGGAAGGAAGCGGAGAGTCTGTATCAACAGGCCATCTCCTACGATCCGCGGCATGTACAGGCCCTGAATAATCTGGGAGTGCTTTATATGACGCAAAAGCGCCCGGAAGAAGCCATGGAACTTTTTGTCAAAGCGCTGGCGATCCAGGCTGGCTATGTTGATCCTTACTACAATTTAGCCTGCCTTTACTCCCAGTCAGGCAACGTCCGGGCCAGCCTGAGTTATTTAGAAAGGGCGGTTAAAATTGACGTTCAGGTCAAGAAATGGGCTAAACAGGATAATGATTTCAAGAAGATGCAGTCATTACCGGAATTTATTAAAATAACGGAAGAATTGGTAAAGTGA
- the gspM gene encoding type II secretion system protein GspM, whose amino-acid sequence MKVFWDRLSKRQQLTVAGGAGLVLVMLLIQLLILPFVDAQKTLNQAIRNNEKMLREMMLLARDYQVLKRQAGRIPQALARRPQNFSLYSHLEKIAGDAGVKANIKSINAAKGAISGPYEELPADIRLEKITLKQITDFLYLLEAPQELIRVKKIALAKMPESPEYLSAQVQAVTFQLTKVAGQ is encoded by the coding sequence ATGAAGGTTTTCTGGGATAGATTATCGAAGCGGCAGCAGTTGACTGTTGCGGGCGGTGCCGGGCTGGTTTTGGTTATGCTTCTTATTCAGTTACTTATTCTGCCATTTGTGGATGCCCAAAAAACGCTTAATCAGGCAATTCGCAACAACGAAAAGATGCTCAGGGAAATGATGCTGTTGGCCAGGGATTATCAAGTCCTCAAACGACAGGCGGGAAGGATTCCACAGGCGCTGGCGCGGCGGCCTCAGAATTTTTCTCTTTATTCGCATCTGGAGAAGATCGCTGGAGACGCCGGCGTGAAAGCCAACATAAAAAGCATCAATGCCGCCAAGGGAGCCATCTCCGGGCCCTACGAAGAATTGCCTGCAGATATAAGGCTGGAGAAAATCACCTTGAAACAAATCACGGATTTTCTTTATCTGCTGGAAGCACCACAGGAACTAATCCGGGTAAAGAAGATCGCGCTGGCAAAAATGCCGGAAAGCCCCGAGTACCTGTCCGCCCAGGTTCAGGCGGTGACGTTTCAGTTAACGAAAGTTGCCGGCCAGTAG
- a CDS encoding prepilin-type N-terminal cleavage/methylation domain-containing protein: MPITSNSTGLSGNKRGFTLLEILIAVFILTTVLSTVYAAYRGTFQIIHDSERDGEIYGVARNTMLRIIKDLSAVTMSGGTFRFVSRASETAGANFMDIAFTSRAHLSWVENESSGTLAAISYYVDEDGPEGSVRLLRRDVPSVEAGSEVPERPGFVICEGLYSLTYKFTDSSGQGHDSWDSIAGATGEKNKIPAMASIELKLVNPQDKERPYRFATSVFLPAGAAAAVQP, from the coding sequence ATGCCTATCACCTCGAACTCTACAGGTTTGTCCGGAAATAAAAGGGGCTTTACCCTGCTGGAGATCCTGATTGCCGTTTTTATCCTGACTACGGTATTGTCCACCGTATATGCCGCCTATCGGGGCACCTTCCAGATTATTCATGATTCCGAAAGAGATGGTGAAATTTACGGGGTGGCGAGGAACACGATGCTCAGAATTATCAAAGATCTGAGCGCCGTGACGATGTCCGGCGGCACGTTTAGGTTTGTTTCCCGGGCGTCGGAGACCGCCGGCGCCAATTTCATGGATATTGCCTTTACCTCCCGGGCGCACCTGAGCTGGGTGGAAAATGAGAGCTCGGGCACACTGGCCGCAATCAGCTATTATGTGGATGAGGACGGGCCGGAAGGCAGTGTCAGGCTGTTGCGGAGGGATGTGCCCAGTGTCGAGGCGGGTAGCGAAGTACCGGAGAGACCGGGTTTTGTCATTTGTGAAGGGCTGTATTCCCTGACCTATAAATTTACCGACAGTTCAGGGCAGGGTCATGATTCCTGGGATTCCATCGCCGGTGCGACGGGCGAGAAAAACAAAATCCCGGCCATGGCCTCCATCGAATTGAAACTTGTAAATCCGCAGGACAAGGAGCGGCCTTACAGATTTGCTACCAGTGTTTTTCTGCCGGCTGGCGCTGCCGCTGCGGTACAACCATAA
- the gspI gene encoding type II secretion system minor pseudopilin GspI — translation MLERNLQCRQGFTLLEVMIAMAILAISLVAVFRSQSQSVSMASEARFLTTASLLAQGKMAEMESLKPQELSDGSGGFGEDFPDYLWRVEVKDTAFQYLKKIDVIVTNSIMVTNNAYHLELYRFVRK, via the coding sequence ATGCTCGAACGAAATTTGCAGTGCCGGCAAGGTTTTACCCTGCTGGAAGTGATGATTGCCATGGCGATCCTGGCGATCTCTCTGGTGGCGGTCTTTCGCTCCCAGTCGCAGAGCGTCTCCATGGCCAGTGAGGCACGTTTTCTTACTACGGCATCCCTGCTGGCCCAGGGTAAAATGGCGGAGATGGAAAGCCTGAAGCCGCAGGAGCTCAGCGATGGGAGCGGCGGCTTTGGGGAGGATTTCCCCGATTATCTATGGCGGGTTGAGGTTAAGGACACGGCTTTTCAATATCTAAAGAAGATTGATGTCATCGTCACCAACAGCATAATGGTAACCAATAATGCCTATCACCTCGAACTCTACAGGTTTGTCCGGAAATAA
- the gspN gene encoding type II secretion system protein GspN: MMEKSKSIVLYILFTFVVLGFFLYVRFPDQAVRSYLLDTMTERYPAASLSLTSVSPSFPPGLKMANVLLSFKDNQASDVRLESLRVRPRLTGYLVGRSSFAMNAVAYGGVMQGRVNFPNLLPDKIPTSAEIKLENLNLEKIAYLKERLGRQISGKLSGVYTYRGSDSQFDFNVQNGTYQLVEKISGFDRIDFSRAEGQITLKGGLLKINKLKLTGDKINLSLKGDIVLNPDFKNSEISLTGTMELAAMNNKKMTLTITGTIGNAKTRYL, encoded by the coding sequence ATGATGGAAAAAAGCAAGAGCATTGTATTATATATATTGTTTACCTTTGTTGTCCTGGGTTTCTTCCTCTACGTCCGTTTCCCCGACCAGGCGGTGCGGAGTTACCTGCTGGACACCATGACGGAGCGCTATCCCGCGGCGTCTCTGTCCCTCACATCAGTATCACCGAGTTTCCCGCCCGGTCTGAAAATGGCAAACGTCCTCCTGAGTTTCAAGGACAACCAGGCGTCGGACGTCCGCCTGGAAAGCTTGAGAGTGAGGCCGCGCCTGACAGGCTATCTAGTCGGACGTTCATCTTTCGCAATGAATGCCGTGGCTTACGGTGGCGTTATGCAGGGGCGGGTAAATTTCCCCAATTTACTGCCGGATAAGATTCCGACCAGCGCCGAGATAAAGCTGGAAAACTTGAATCTGGAAAAAATCGCCTATCTGAAGGAAAGATTAGGCCGCCAGATCAGCGGGAAGTTGAGCGGCGTCTATACATACCGCGGATCTGACAGCCAGTTCGATTTTAATGTCCAAAACGGAACTTATCAACTGGTGGAGAAAATCTCTGGTTTCGACAGGATTGATTTCAGCCGGGCCGAGGGTCAGATAACGCTCAAAGGCGGACTGCTGAAGATCAACAAACTTAAATTGACGGGTGACAAGATAAATCTTTCCCTGAAGGGCGATATAGTCTTGAACCCCGATTTTAAAAACAGCGAAATTAGCCTGACCGGCACGATGGAACTTGCGGCCATGAATAACAAGAAGATGACCCTGACGATTACCGGTACCATCGGTAATGCGAAAACCAGGTATCTATGA
- the gspD gene encoding type II secretion system secretin GspD, whose amino-acid sequence MAYKLKKTMMLAAFFWAAHFIGPSLLPAARVAGEDVPVPTMTAPAAAAPRPDQSPPVVKRQEKKDAPAVPPPGTFPARLGQTPAVKASGNAALPPAAVAATETKKPAAKSTPYVTIDFDNVDIQVFVKFVSELTGKNFVIDEKVKGKVTIISPRKISLDEVYKVFESVLEVYGFATVTAADVIKIVPALQAREKQLETLVGKQDGNQGDKIVTQIISLENANPDEVKKVLDPLISRTSIIMSYPPTGMLVITDYLSNIQKIMEIIAALDVEGMAGQISYVPLNKALAADVVKSLTLLFQPQPGRTSLSPIRLVADERANAVILAASAMDSDRIKKLIEFMDKEIPKGAATLKVYRLQNAVAEDLAKVLMNIPKGTTGAPGIPGQAAAGKSPLLSKDVQIVADKATNTLIITATSDDYKVLEDVIQSLDVSRPMVYIEALIMEVKVSKNFQVGVEWRGIKDTTSTTALGGLGSAAFIGSGGMGTSGAYNAIPNVNIGTTGSSVSFPPGFSLGMLGAGITIGGVMFPSIGAVLQAYQNDTDISILSTPQIMTLDNEEAEINVGENVPYLSRQDTTSGISTVAGGINYSSYEYKDVGVTLKITPHINAEDFVRLKLDQKVDKVSSGAAEARPTTLKRQAKTTVVVKDKETIVIGGLVGDETTDTTYQLPCLGSIPILGWLFKSASQNRAKTNLYVFITPHIIRTQKDAAEFYKVKKDQMGEVKDGVIKMNEKATPKAPDAESKK is encoded by the coding sequence ATGGCATACAAACTGAAAAAAACAATGATGCTGGCAGCTTTCTTTTGGGCGGCGCACTTTATCGGCCCCTCTCTTTTACCGGCGGCCCGTGTGGCCGGCGAGGATGTGCCGGTTCCGACCATGACTGCGCCGGCCGCCGCAGCGCCCCGTCCTGACCAGAGCCCTCCGGTTGTCAAACGTCAGGAAAAAAAGGATGCCCCCGCGGTGCCGCCTCCGGGAACCTTCCCCGCCAGACTTGGGCAGACGCCTGCCGTCAAGGCTTCCGGCAATGCGGCTCTGCCTCCTGCGGCTGTTGCTGCAACCGAGACCAAGAAACCGGCAGCCAAATCCACACCGTATGTGACCATAGATTTTGACAATGTAGATATCCAGGTTTTCGTCAAGTTTGTCAGCGAACTCACTGGCAAGAATTTTGTCATTGACGAAAAGGTCAAGGGTAAGGTTACCATCATCTCGCCGCGAAAAATTTCCCTAGATGAGGTTTACAAAGTATTTGAGTCGGTGCTCGAAGTATACGGGTTTGCCACGGTGACCGCCGCCGACGTGATCAAGATCGTGCCGGCCCTGCAGGCGAGAGAAAAACAGTTGGAAACCCTGGTAGGCAAGCAGGACGGCAACCAGGGAGACAAGATCGTGACGCAGATAATCTCCCTGGAGAATGCCAACCCCGATGAGGTCAAAAAGGTGCTCGACCCGCTCATCTCGCGAACCAGCATTATCATGTCCTATCCTCCCACAGGGATGCTCGTAATAACCGATTATCTTTCCAACATTCAAAAAATAATGGAGATTATTGCCGCCCTGGATGTGGAAGGAATGGCGGGCCAGATTTCCTATGTGCCCCTCAATAAGGCCTTAGCTGCGGATGTTGTCAAATCGCTGACGTTGCTCTTCCAACCACAGCCCGGAAGGACTTCTCTATCCCCGATAAGGCTGGTGGCCGATGAACGGGCGAATGCCGTTATCCTGGCGGCCAGCGCGATGGATTCGGATCGGATTAAAAAACTAATTGAGTTTATGGATAAAGAGATTCCCAAGGGAGCGGCTACACTGAAGGTTTACCGGCTCCAGAATGCTGTGGCCGAAGATTTGGCCAAGGTGTTAATGAATATACCCAAGGGTACAACCGGCGCACCGGGCATACCGGGCCAGGCGGCGGCGGGAAAATCGCCGCTGCTGTCCAAAGATGTGCAGATAGTGGCCGATAAGGCCACCAATACGCTCATCATTACGGCTACCAGTGATGATTATAAGGTCTTGGAAGACGTCATCCAGAGCCTGGATGTATCCCGTCCCATGGTCTATATCGAAGCCCTGATCATGGAAGTAAAAGTCTCCAAGAACTTTCAGGTGGGAGTAGAATGGCGCGGTATCAAGGACACTACCAGCACCACCGCCCTGGGAGGACTCGGCAGTGCGGCCTTTATCGGTTCCGGCGGCATGGGGACGTCCGGCGCTTACAACGCGATTCCCAACGTGAACATCGGTACTACCGGCAGCTCCGTGTCTTTTCCGCCAGGTTTCTCCCTGGGTATGCTTGGAGCAGGCATCACCATCGGCGGCGTTATGTTCCCCAGCATCGGGGCGGTGCTCCAGGCCTACCAGAATGATACCGATATCTCTATTCTTTCCACGCCCCAGATCATGACCTTGGACAATGAAGAGGCGGAGATAAACGTGGGAGAAAACGTTCCCTATCTTTCCCGGCAGGACACTACTTCGGGCATTTCGACAGTGGCGGGAGGCATCAACTACAGCAGTTATGAATACAAGGATGTGGGTGTGACGCTCAAAATTACGCCCCATATCAACGCCGAGGACTTCGTGCGCCTGAAGCTCGACCAGAAGGTTGATAAGGTTAGCTCCGGAGCGGCTGAAGCGCGTCCTACAACCCTGAAGAGACAGGCGAAGACGACCGTGGTCGTGAAAGATAAGGAAACCATCGTCATCGGAGGCCTGGTGGGAGACGAAACCACTGATACCACCTACCAGCTTCCCTGTCTGGGCAGCATCCCGATCCTGGGTTGGCTTTTCAAGTCCGCTTCCCAGAATCGGGCCAAAACCAATCTCTACGTGTTTATCACCCCCCACATCATCAGGACGCAAAAAGACGCCGCCGAGTTCTACAAGGTGAAGAAAGATCAGATGGGGGAGGTTAAAGACGGGGTTATCAAAATGAATGAAAAGGCGACGCCGAAAGCCCCTGATGCTGAGAGTAAAAAGTAA